Proteins encoded within one genomic window of Companilactobacillus sp.:
- the hisJ gene encoding histidinol-phosphatase HisJ, whose translation MLVDGHTHTEFCPHGSREPVEKMIQRAIGLGLQKYCITEHAPLPPDFVDSYQGSTDGVTEASMELSDMPSYLKLTKKLQQKYRDQIEISIGFEVDYLEGFEDFTKRFLDEYGPQTQESILSVHFMKGTNGKFWCVDNGVDDFENGFKGFLDTPQHVFNEYYQTVNKSVSADLGQYRPQRIGHMSLVRKYQDHFHITEDLDAKNLELVDDILRKIKNQDRQLDLNLAGLYKPLCNDFYPGSQILKKAEGLSIPLVYGSDAHDIESVGRGFHLINSITAY comes from the coding sequence ATGTTAGTAGATGGACACACACACACTGAGTTTTGCCCACACGGAAGTCGCGAGCCGGTGGAGAAGATGATTCAAAGAGCAATCGGTCTTGGATTGCAAAAGTATTGCATCACAGAACATGCACCATTGCCACCGGATTTTGTTGATAGCTATCAAGGAAGTACTGACGGCGTCACTGAAGCATCGATGGAATTAAGCGATATGCCATCCTATTTGAAATTGACTAAAAAACTTCAACAGAAGTATCGAGATCAAATTGAAATTTCAATTGGCTTTGAAGTTGATTATTTAGAAGGCTTTGAAGATTTTACCAAACGTTTCTTAGATGAATACGGACCGCAAACACAGGAAAGTATCCTGTCCGTTCATTTTATGAAGGGTACTAATGGTAAATTCTGGTGCGTCGATAATGGAGTCGATGATTTTGAAAATGGCTTCAAAGGCTTCTTAGATACTCCACAACACGTGTTTAATGAATACTATCAAACAGTTAATAAGTCCGTTTCTGCTGATCTGGGCCAATATCGTCCACAAAGAATCGGTCATATGAGCTTGGTGAGAAAATACCAAGACCACTTCCACATTACTGAAGATCTAGATGCCAAAAACTTAGAATTAGTTGATGATATTCTGAGAAAAATTAAAAACCAAGATCGTCAATTAGATTTGAACTTGGCTGGGCTTTATAAACCTTTATGCAATGATTTTTATCCAGGTTCACAAATCCTCAAAAAAGCTGAAGGCTTGTCTATTCCCTTGGTGTATGGCTCGGATGCTCACGATATCGAATCGGTCGGTCGAGGATTTCACTTAATTAATTCTATAACTGCCTATTGA
- the hisD gene encoding histidinol dehydrogenase → MKIVQENLAELEKMVQMKTRQLNDPKVVASVSEIINNVIENGDQALKDYEKKFDNVDIDNFKLDQKVIDEAYDNLDEDVKNALFLAKKNITSFHKKELEDGFMDSEQKGVLRGQKLVPLEKVGLYVPGGTAAYPSTIMMSALPAKIAGVDQVVIVTPPQKDGINPAVLAAAKIAGVDAIYQVGGAQAIAALAYGTESVPRVDKIVGPGNIFVATAKKQVFGQVAIDMVAGPSEIGIIADDSADPRQLAADLLSQAEHDKLARPILVTDSLKLAKAVSENVDSQLKVLPREEIATASVNNKGFIAVVEKIDDMFTLMNTVAPEHLEIQLEDPTQYLNQIRNAGSVFLGKYASEPLGDYVAGPNHILPTGGTARFSSPLGVYDFVKRTSYIQYTKPALEKEAKSITTLARVEGLEGHARAIESRFGKYYD, encoded by the coding sequence ATGAAAATAGTTCAAGAAAATCTTGCAGAATTGGAAAAAATGGTCCAAATGAAGACGCGCCAACTAAACGATCCTAAGGTCGTTGCTAGCGTCAGTGAGATCATTAATAATGTCATCGAGAATGGCGACCAAGCTTTAAAAGATTATGAAAAGAAATTTGATAACGTCGACATTGATAACTTCAAACTCGACCAAAAGGTGATCGATGAAGCATACGATAACCTAGATGAAGATGTTAAAAATGCCCTATTCTTAGCAAAGAAGAACATTACTAGCTTCCACAAAAAAGAATTGGAAGATGGCTTTATGGACAGTGAACAAAAGGGCGTCCTAAGAGGTCAAAAGCTGGTACCACTTGAAAAAGTCGGTTTGTACGTACCAGGCGGTACAGCTGCTTATCCTTCAACTATCATGATGAGTGCTTTGCCGGCTAAGATTGCTGGCGTTGATCAAGTAGTTATCGTGACACCTCCACAAAAAGACGGCATCAATCCCGCTGTTTTAGCCGCTGCTAAGATCGCCGGTGTTGATGCAATTTATCAAGTTGGTGGCGCACAAGCAATTGCTGCTTTAGCTTATGGGACTGAGTCAGTTCCACGAGTTGATAAGATCGTTGGTCCTGGAAATATCTTCGTTGCTACAGCTAAAAAACAAGTCTTCGGACAAGTTGCCATTGATATGGTAGCCGGACCTTCGGAAATTGGTATCATCGCTGATGATTCAGCTGATCCTCGCCAATTAGCAGCCGACCTCTTGTCACAAGCAGAACACGACAAGTTAGCAAGACCAATTTTAGTAACTGATAGTTTGAAACTCGCTAAAGCAGTTAGTGAAAACGTTGATTCACAACTTAAAGTTTTGCCACGTGAAGAAATTGCCACCGCATCAGTAAATAATAAAGGCTTTATCGCCGTGGTTGAAAAAATCGACGACATGTTTACCTTGATGAATACCGTTGCCCCTGAGCACTTGGAAATTCAATTGGAAGATCCAACTCAATATTTGAATCAAATCAGAAATGCTGGATCAGTCTTCCTAGGTAAATATGCATCAGAACCACTTGGCGACTATGTTGCCGGTCCTAATCACATTTTGCCAACTGGAGGAACTGCTAGATTTTCATCACCACTTGGCGTTTATGATTTCGTTAAGAGAACCTCATATATTCAATACACTAAACCAGCTCTTGAAAAAGAAGCTAAATCGATCACAACGCTTGCACGTGTCGAAGGACTTGAAGGACACGCTAGAGCTATCGAATCACGTTTTGGAAAATACTACGACTAG
- the hisG gene encoding ATP phosphoribosyltransferase — protein sequence MTEKRLKIALTKGRVEKQVIPLLEQAGINCDQIRNKQRRLIFDSETQPYQFILAKGPDVNTFLERGAADIGIVGSDILTEQQSSQYELLDLDIGKCQFVLASTQNFDPDAPRRKIIGTKYPLITKRYFDSLGQDVEIIKIEGSVELAPLTGLADAIVDITETGTTIRENHLKIFDRLDKVSTRLVVNRMSLKQQPEAIFDFVDRLKKVVDPKFEEEA from the coding sequence TTGACTGAGAAGAGATTAAAAATTGCATTAACCAAAGGACGAGTTGAAAAACAAGTTATCCCGCTATTAGAACAGGCTGGTATCAATTGCGACCAAATTAGGAATAAACAACGTCGTTTGATTTTTGATTCTGAAACGCAACCTTATCAATTTATCCTGGCAAAAGGTCCAGATGTAAACACCTTTTTGGAACGAGGAGCTGCTGATATTGGTATCGTCGGGAGCGACATATTGACTGAACAACAAAGTTCTCAATATGAACTTCTCGACTTAGACATTGGCAAGTGTCAATTTGTCTTAGCCTCAACGCAAAACTTCGACCCAGATGCACCACGTCGTAAGATCATCGGCACCAAATATCCACTGATCACGAAACGTTACTTTGATTCATTAGGACAAGACGTTGAAATTATCAAAATTGAGGGCTCAGTTGAATTAGCTCCGTTAACAGGTTTAGCTGATGCCATCGTTGATATTACGGAAACTGGGACTACCATCCGCGAGAACCATTTAAAGATATTTGACCGTTTAGATAAAGTTTCAACTAGATTAGTTGTCAATCGGATGTCGTTAAAGCAACAACCAGAAGCAATCTTCGACTTTGTCGATCGTTTGAAAAAAGTCGTCGATCCAAAATTTGAGGAGGAAGCATAA
- a CDS encoding ATP phosphoribosyltransferase regulatory subunit: protein MKNNLLPLGTRDEFGRRAFEKQHIISVIEDTFADRGFAKISTPLIEKQAVFEPYQLGNNQMYRLLDSEGDTIVLRPDMTLPIARFLSSTNVSLPQKFWYVGDIFRVGRKLSGAYNELTQAGIELVGYSSIKAEFECLVLINQLSQKLLDESVEIELGIADFANIVLSELTDDEDLKSEIAEALFEKRVPKYEQLIQQFDQDSTYKFLLKWPRLFGQPDKIFEQLKQFDLSTAVEERINELKEVIDWMKQTMPEQSVSIDLSSRAPQTYYTGLTFKGFSKAGSGYLFSGGRYDKLLSNFQDVNESAVGMGVNIDQITDLVVLNSQKKQKNLIYFKAEQWQQAEELLQKTDNGILSLSDNLDAAKSEAKKLNANLINMTEGEYID from the coding sequence ATGAAAAATAATTTACTACCACTTGGAACTAGAGACGAATTTGGTCGTCGGGCTTTTGAAAAACAACATATTATTTCTGTCATCGAAGATACCTTTGCTGATCGCGGATTTGCCAAGATATCGACGCCTCTGATTGAAAAACAAGCCGTTTTTGAACCTTATCAATTAGGCAACAATCAGATGTATCGCTTGTTAGATTCAGAAGGTGACACGATTGTTTTAAGACCAGACATGACGTTACCGATTGCCAGATTTTTAAGTTCAACCAATGTTTCGCTACCACAAAAATTTTGGTACGTCGGAGATATCTTCCGAGTTGGCCGCAAGTTGTCAGGTGCATATAACGAATTAACGCAAGCGGGCATTGAATTAGTCGGTTACTCATCGATCAAAGCGGAGTTTGAATGTTTGGTCTTGATCAACCAACTAAGTCAAAAATTATTAGACGAATCAGTTGAGATTGAGTTAGGTATCGCCGATTTTGCAAATATTGTTTTATCGGAATTAACTGATGATGAAGATCTTAAATCGGAAATAGCCGAGGCACTATTTGAAAAACGCGTTCCTAAATATGAACAATTGATTCAACAATTTGATCAAGATTCAACCTACAAATTCTTACTCAAGTGGCCACGACTTTTTGGACAACCGGATAAAATTTTTGAACAATTAAAACAATTTGATTTATCAACAGCAGTTGAAGAACGAATAAACGAATTAAAGGAAGTGATCGACTGGATGAAACAGACCATGCCAGAACAATCAGTTTCAATCGACTTGAGCAGTCGAGCACCACAGACTTATTACACAGGCTTGACCTTCAAAGGTTTTTCAAAAGCAGGTTCAGGATATTTGTTCAGTGGCGGACGTTACGATAAATTGCTATCGAATTTCCAAGACGTCAACGAGTCAGCTGTTGGTATGGGCGTCAACATCGACCAGATCACCGACTTAGTCGTTTTGAACAGTCAAAAGAAACAGAAAAATCTCATTTATTTCAAGGCTGAGCAATGGCAACAAGCTGAAGAGCTCTTACAAAAAACGGACAATGGCATCTTATCTTTATCAGATAACCTTGATGCAGCAAAGTCTGAAGCCAAGAAACTAAATGCTAATTTGATCAACATGACAGAAGGTGAATACATTGACTGA
- the brnQ gene encoding branched-chain amino acid transport system II carrier protein, with protein sequence MKKKLTRRELFFIGSMLFGLFFGAGNLIFPVFLGQQAGSNVWLAVIGLLITGIGLPLLGVAGLGMTESASVFNLANKINRPYAYVFTILLYLIIGPLFATPRLATTSFQMGIVPFVNSGLQKPVLMIFSIIFFATSWWFARKPSKIMTYVGKWLTPIFLILLGILILVALIKPMGGLSAIPQGSYAKSPVLAGFTEGYNTMDALASLAFGVVVIDGIKVLGVTDPREIAKDTIKAGTISVVLMGIIYTLLALLGAMSLGKLDLASNGGITLASIFNYYFGSFGNILLAVIVIIACLKTSIGLITAFGEAMHEMFPKVSYQVLIIIASVLPCVFANVGLTNLIQYSTPALMFVYPLAITLILLAVLTPFLGSSKWVYGMTTLFTFIPAVFAGIEAMKFLFHGQGWFNSLMNLNQLLPWSSLGLGWVVPALIGLIIGYIISLITKENREFEA encoded by the coding sequence ATGAAGAAAAAATTAACTAGACGAGAACTATTTTTTATTGGCTCAATGCTATTTGGATTGTTCTTTGGTGCTGGTAATCTGATTTTCCCAGTCTTTCTTGGACAACAAGCTGGTAGCAACGTTTGGCTAGCGGTTATCGGCTTATTGATCACTGGTATCGGTTTGCCGCTACTTGGTGTGGCTGGTTTAGGGATGACCGAGAGTGCCAGCGTGTTCAACTTGGCTAATAAGATCAATCGTCCGTATGCTTATGTTTTTACTATCTTGCTATATTTGATCATCGGGCCATTGTTTGCTACCCCACGACTGGCAACAACTTCATTTCAAATGGGAATTGTGCCATTCGTTAACTCAGGTCTGCAAAAACCTGTCTTGATGATTTTCTCAATTATCTTTTTTGCTACGTCTTGGTGGTTCGCTAGAAAGCCTAGCAAGATCATGACTTATGTCGGAAAATGGTTGACGCCGATTTTCTTAATATTATTAGGGATTTTGATTTTGGTTGCCTTGATCAAACCAATGGGCGGTCTAAGTGCAATACCTCAAGGCTCATATGCAAAAAGTCCAGTTCTAGCTGGATTCACAGAAGGTTATAATACGATGGATGCCCTAGCTTCATTGGCTTTTGGTGTAGTTGTCATCGATGGTATCAAAGTTCTCGGCGTCACTGATCCACGCGAGATTGCCAAAGATACGATCAAAGCTGGAACTATCAGTGTGGTTTTGATGGGAATCATTTATACATTATTAGCACTACTAGGCGCGATGAGTTTAGGCAAACTAGATTTAGCTTCCAACGGTGGAATCACTCTAGCATCGATTTTTAACTATTACTTTGGCAGTTTTGGTAACATCTTGTTAGCCGTCATCGTAATTATCGCTTGTTTAAAAACTTCGATCGGTTTGATCACAGCTTTTGGTGAAGCCATGCATGAAATGTTTCCAAAAGTTTCCTACCAAGTATTGATCATCATCGCCAGTGTCTTGCCATGCGTGTTTGCAAATGTTGGTCTGACTAACTTGATCCAATACTCAACGCCAGCTTTGATGTTCGTCTATCCATTGGCAATTACCTTGATTCTTTTGGCTGTATTAACGCCATTTTTAGGATCATCGAAGTGGGTTTATGGCATGACGACCTTGTTCACATTTATCCCAGCAGTTTTTGCGGGTATCGAAGCAATGAAGTTCTTGTTTCATGGACAAGGCTGGTTCAATTCACTAATGAATTTAAACCAATTATTGCCTTGGTCTAGTTTAGGATTAGGCTGGGTCGTACCGGCACTGATAGGATTAATTATTGGCTATATTATAAGTTTAATAACTAAGGAAAACCGTGAGTTTGAAGCCTAG
- a CDS encoding AEC family transporter codes for MDIGQLSSQILLLFGLMLVGVIIGKLKFMQAQTSNDLTNILIYVVSPCLILNAFEQPYSPSRIKLFLLAFLGVVILYFLEIIISKLVFMRGKNANIQRISTYGSVYSNAGFMGIPLISALFGSTGVFYGVVSLAAFNLFNWTHGISLFSHHGEVDEPINWKKILLNPNFVAILIGLIMFLTSFKLPGTLNNVVKYVGSINTPLSMIVIGNSLTRIKFSREMLEKNLWLSLMLRNLIYPAIGIIILKLLGVTGTAFYTTVIMAACPVAGLVVLFTLQSENDPAPAISLMSLSTLLCLITIPIIFTLSNLSF; via the coding sequence GTGGATATTGGACAACTTTCAAGTCAAATTTTATTATTATTCGGATTAATGTTAGTCGGCGTGATCATTGGAAAATTGAAGTTTATGCAAGCACAAACATCTAATGATCTGACCAACATTTTGATATATGTTGTATCGCCATGTTTGATCTTGAACGCTTTTGAACAGCCTTACTCGCCATCGCGGATCAAATTATTCCTGCTGGCTTTTTTAGGCGTGGTGATTTTATATTTTTTAGAAATTATTATTTCCAAATTGGTTTTCATGCGTGGAAAAAATGCGAATATCCAGCGGATCTCGACATACGGTAGCGTCTATTCCAATGCTGGATTCATGGGGATTCCACTGATCAGTGCCTTGTTTGGTTCAACCGGTGTATTTTATGGAGTCGTTTCTTTAGCTGCATTTAACTTGTTTAATTGGACTCACGGAATCAGTCTGTTTTCTCATCACGGTGAAGTTGATGAACCAATCAATTGGAAAAAGATTTTACTGAATCCGAATTTTGTCGCTATTTTAATTGGTCTAATAATGTTTCTAACCTCATTTAAGTTACCAGGCACGCTCAATAATGTGGTGAAATATGTTGGCTCAATCAATACGCCTTTGTCGATGATCGTGATTGGAAATAGTTTGACAAGAATTAAGTTCAGTCGAGAAATGTTGGAAAAAAATCTTTGGCTGAGCTTAATGCTGCGTAATTTAATTTATCCAGCGATCGGAATTATCATTCTTAAATTGCTCGGTGTAACTGGGACGGCTTTTTACACGACGGTTATCATGGCAGCTTGTCCAGTCGCCGGGTTAGTTGTGCTGTTTACTTTGCAGTCTGAAAACGATCCTGCACCGGCAATTTCTCTGATGAGTTTGTCGACTTTACTGTGTCTGATTACCATTCCAATTATTTTTACCTTGAGTAATCTTTCATTTTAG
- a CDS encoding homoserine O-acetyltransferase/O-succinyltransferase family protein: MNTVKIGVLNLMYNKIETNINFYRSLTREHKNVQLIYYYSATRYVDRKLDPAITNTMKPLNLDDLNDLDGFIITGSPIEHLDFEDVTYRDEVNALLDRLNEMRIPQLYVCWGAMVALNHLYGIDKKILPHKTFGVFQNNILHSSALLENISDNFPAPHARYAEMSQQQINDNDQLTINVISDKGLLFMAEAKNKPQSFLFSHLEYQKDGLKKEYEREFAAHPENHPVQPENYYSPINNEPMFAWKDIQAKYFGNWVKQVISAKASVCN; this comes from the coding sequence GTGAACACTGTAAAAATTGGCGTTTTAAATCTGATGTACAACAAGATCGAAACCAATATTAATTTTTATAGATCGCTTACTCGTGAACATAAAAATGTTCAACTGATCTATTATTATTCAGCCACTCGCTACGTCGATCGCAAATTAGATCCAGCCATTACTAACACTATGAAGCCTCTGAACCTAGACGACCTCAATGATCTGGATGGATTTATTATCACAGGTAGCCCGATCGAGCATCTCGATTTTGAAGATGTTACCTATCGTGATGAAGTAAATGCGCTACTGGATCGATTAAATGAAATGAGGATTCCCCAGCTATATGTATGCTGGGGTGCGATGGTGGCCCTAAACCATTTGTACGGAATCGATAAAAAAATTCTACCTCACAAAACTTTTGGAGTTTTCCAAAATAATATCTTGCACTCATCTGCCCTTTTAGAAAACATTAGCGACAACTTCCCTGCTCCACACGCTCGATACGCGGAAATGAGCCAGCAACAGATCAACGATAATGATCAACTGACTATCAACGTGATCAGCGACAAGGGATTATTGTTCATGGCAGAAGCAAAAAATAAACCGCAGTCGTTTCTTTTTTCACATCTGGAATATCAAAAGGATGGCCTCAAAAAAGAATACGAACGTGAATTTGCTGCACATCCGGAGAACCACCCTGTTCAGCCTGAAAATTATTACTCTCCTATTAATAATGAGCCAATGTTTGCTTGGAAAGATATTCAGGCTAAATACTTTGGCAACTGGGTCAAGCAGGTTATCTCGGCTAAGGCCTCGGTGTGTAACTGA
- a CDS encoding hemolysin family protein: protein MSDDPTGATLIGQIVLIVVLTLLNAIFAAGEMAIVSVNKSTAEEKAESGGRHAERILRTINHPTNFLSTIQVAITLAGFLASAFAATSLSTKLEGVIGKFPGSWELSIVLITIVLSYLTLLFGELYPKQIAIHKPYSVIKFTEPVINIVGKVLTPFTWLLTVSINGLMKITPIDFSQKEDKVTRTEMLSTIQKSRQSGTINADEYQMLQGIIKFSDKNVREIMVPRTDAFMIDINDPIDENIDAILSQPYSRIPVYGGDKDTIIGIVHIKNLLKNARVSGFDNVNMKSIMTEPLFVPETTSIDALLLKMQSTQTQIAMVMDEYGGVVGLATIEDILEEIVGEIDDEYDQTTTNYRRITSTKYSVIGRFSIEDFNDLFEENIDEEQEDADTIAGYLIMNVNEIPDENHPMSYTLEDGVKLTSGEVDGSRIKDVIVTIPKNKVKNVTTNMFEKKY from the coding sequence ATGAGCGATGACCCTACAGGTGCGACGTTAATTGGACAGATAGTCTTAATTGTTGTTCTAACGTTGTTAAATGCCATCTTTGCCGCTGGTGAAATGGCGATTGTTTCTGTGAATAAATCCACTGCGGAGGAAAAAGCTGAATCAGGCGGACGCCACGCTGAACGGATCTTACGGACAATCAATCATCCAACTAATTTTTTATCCACTATTCAAGTAGCAATTACATTAGCCGGATTTCTAGCATCGGCTTTTGCCGCCACAAGTTTAAGTACTAAATTAGAAGGAGTAATTGGTAAATTTCCTGGTAGTTGGGAATTATCAATTGTTCTAATAACTATCGTTTTATCTTATTTAACTTTGCTTTTTGGAGAACTTTATCCTAAGCAAATAGCAATCCATAAGCCTTATTCTGTGATCAAGTTTACTGAGCCAGTTATTAATATCGTTGGTAAAGTTCTAACGCCATTTACTTGGCTACTAACGGTTTCTATTAATGGCTTGATGAAGATCACGCCAATCGACTTTAGCCAAAAAGAAGATAAGGTCACCAGAACTGAAATGCTGTCGACGATTCAAAAGTCTCGTCAAAGCGGAACTATTAACGCAGATGAGTATCAGATGCTGCAAGGTATCATCAAGTTTAGCGACAAGAACGTTCGTGAGATCATGGTTCCAAGAACTGATGCATTTATGATCGATATTAATGATCCAATCGATGAGAATATTGACGCTATCTTGTCACAGCCTTATTCAAGAATCCCTGTTTATGGTGGAGACAAAGATACTATCATTGGTATCGTTCATATCAAGAATTTATTGAAGAATGCACGTGTATCTGGCTTTGACAATGTCAATATGAAGAGTATTATGACTGAGCCACTATTTGTACCTGAAACGACTAGCATCGATGCATTGCTATTGAAAATGCAATCGACGCAGACACAAATTGCCATGGTCATGGATGAGTATGGTGGAGTCGTTGGATTAGCTACGATCGAAGATATTTTGGAAGAGATCGTGGGTGAGATCGATGATGAATATGATCAAACCACAACCAATTATCGTCGAATCACTTCAACTAAGTATTCAGTTATTGGTAGATTTTCTATCGAAGACTTCAATGATCTGTTTGAAGAAAACATCGACGAAGAGCAGGAAGATGCCGATACAATTGCTGGATACTTGATCATGAACGTGAATGAAATTCCCGATGAGAATCATCCAATGAGCTATACTCTAGAGGATGGCGTTAAATTAACTTCTGGTGAAGTTGATGGATCGAGAATCAAAGACGTGATCGTTACGATTCCGAAAAATAAAGTGAAAAACGTTACAACCAATATGTTTGAAAAGAAATATTAA
- a CDS encoding peptide chain release factor 3 — MEQKELEKEVSKRRTFAIISHPDAGKTTITEQMLYFGGVIRSAGTVKAKKSGQFATSDWMEIEKKRGISVTSSVMQFHYHDKDVNILDTPGHEDFSEDTYRTLMAVDAAVMVIDSAKGIEPQTKKLFKVVKKRGIPIFTFMNKLDRDGRDPLDLIAELEELLNIEGCAMDWPIGMGKELKGLYDIRNSRLELYRKEGDDRYLPLGEDGQLKEKNPIEEEGVYQQALGEVDLIKEAGNQFDLEKIKRGDQTPVFFGSALTNFGVQVFLDTFLDMAPAPGEHKIKDTDEEVKPDDPEFSAFVFKIQANMNPNHRDRIAFVRICSGEFVKGMDVTLHRTGKVMRLNNATEFMSDQREQVKTAVAGDIVGLYDTGNFQIGDTIYTGKKKIQFEDLPQFTPEMFMEVQAKNVMKQKSFHKGMQQLVQEGAVQLYQKYTTNDYILGAVGQLQFEVFQFRMKNEYNCDVVMTPIGSRIARWIDPDQLDQSMSSTRNMLVKDLDGQPLFLFENKFAENWFTNKYPDVKLTAKL, encoded by the coding sequence ATGGAACAAAAAGAATTAGAGAAAGAAGTTAGCAAGCGCCGTACGTTTGCCATTATTTCTCACCCGGATGCCGGTAAAACAACTATCACTGAACAAATGCTTTATTTTGGTGGTGTAATTCGTTCTGCTGGTACCGTTAAAGCTAAAAAATCTGGTCAATTTGCCACATCTGACTGGATGGAAATTGAAAAGAAACGTGGAATCTCAGTTACCAGTTCGGTCATGCAATTCCATTATCATGACAAAGACGTTAACATCTTGGATACTCCCGGACATGAGGATTTCTCTGAAGATACTTATCGTACTTTGATGGCCGTTGATGCGGCAGTCATGGTTATTGACTCAGCCAAAGGTATTGAGCCACAAACTAAGAAATTGTTCAAAGTCGTTAAAAAACGTGGAATTCCAATTTTTACATTTATGAACAAGCTTGACCGTGATGGTCGTGATCCTTTGGACTTGATTGCTGAACTTGAGGAATTATTGAACATTGAAGGTTGTGCCATGGATTGGCCAATCGGTATGGGTAAGGAACTCAAGGGACTTTATGATATCCGCAATAGCCGTCTTGAACTTTATCGTAAGGAAGGCGACGACCGCTATTTGCCTTTAGGTGAAGACGGACAACTTAAAGAAAAGAATCCAATCGAAGAAGAGGGCGTTTATCAACAAGCTCTTGGCGAAGTTGATTTGATTAAGGAAGCTGGTAACCAATTTGATCTCGAGAAGATCAAACGTGGTGATCAAACTCCAGTATTCTTCGGTTCTGCTTTGACTAACTTTGGTGTGCAAGTATTCTTAGATACATTCTTAGATATGGCTCCAGCACCTGGTGAACATAAGATCAAGGATACTGATGAGGAAGTTAAGCCTGATGATCCTGAGTTTTCAGCCTTTGTCTTCAAGATTCAAGCTAATATGAACCCTAATCACCGTGACCGTATCGCGTTTGTCAGAATTTGTTCTGGTGAATTCGTCAAGGGTATGGACGTCACTTTGCACAGAACTGGCAAAGTAATGCGTTTGAACAACGCAACTGAATTTATGTCTGATCAAAGAGAACAAGTTAAGACTGCGGTTGCTGGAGATATTGTTGGTTTATACGATACCGGTAATTTCCAAATTGGCGACACGATTTACACTGGTAAAAAGAAGATCCAATTTGAAGATTTGCCACAGTTTACTCCAGAAATGTTCATGGAAGTTCAAGCTAAGAACGTTATGAAGCAGAAGTCATTCCATAAAGGGATGCAACAACTAGTTCAAGAAGGTGCTGTTCAGTTGTATCAAAAATACACAACTAACGACTATATTCTTGGTGCAGTTGGACAACTTCAATTTGAAGTCTTCCAATTCAGAATGAAAAACGAATACAATTGTGACGTTGTCATGACACCAATTGGTTCAAGAATCGCACGTTGGATCGACCCTGATCAACTAGATCAAAGCATGTCTTCAACCAGAAACATGCTAGTGAAAGACTTAGACGGCCAACCACTATTCTTATTCGAGAATAAGTTTGCCGAAAACTGGTTTACGAATAAGTATCCAGACGTGAAGCTGACCGCAAAACTCTAA